A region from the Candidatus Glassbacteria bacterium genome encodes:
- a CDS encoding arylsulfatase, which translates to MSSPSKNRSRIGRREFLRLAGGAGAALAVGQAACGTAAGGGQPPVAGEPHILLLMTDQQRWDTVGAFGNPAIHTPNMDRIAAGGVRFERAYTSVPSCTPARAGLLTGQSPWRHGMLGYGRVAERYEFEMPRMLREAGYYTFGIGKMHWYPERIVHGFHGTLLDEALRRETDGFISDYHQWFSEVAPDLDPRATGIGSNSYRAAPYALPGELHPTTWTGDRAVELIEGYGRSEPLFLKVSFHRPHSPYDPPARFWTRYLETDLPRPVIGEWAGKYSEPAEDFGYSTWKGKLSYGDTMRARRGYYGSVSFVDEQIGRIFAALERRGMLDNTLVIFCTDHGDMLGDHNLWRKTYAYEASARSPMMLRWPKSWGMEDKRGTALAQPVELRDILPTMLDAVGENVPAAMDGASLLSLVRGDNTGWRDWIDLEHFRCYDEVNHWNALTDGRWKYVFSAYDGSEQLFDIENDPGESRDLAAEPQHRNRLSEWRGELISHFIGRGEPFVRDGRLLVRKDTGMLYSPHYPGAKES; encoded by the coding sequence ATGAGCAGTCCCTCCAAGAATAGATCGCGAATCGGACGCCGCGAGTTCCTGCGGCTGGCCGGCGGCGCGGGCGCCGCCCTGGCCGTGGGCCAGGCCGCCTGCGGTACTGCCGCAGGCGGCGGCCAGCCGCCCGTGGCAGGCGAACCCCACATTTTGCTGTTGATGACCGACCAGCAGCGCTGGGACACTGTCGGTGCGTTCGGCAACCCGGCGATCCACACACCCAACATGGACCGGATCGCCGCCGGGGGAGTCCGGTTCGAGCGGGCGTACACTTCGGTACCGAGCTGCACTCCGGCCCGCGCCGGGCTGTTGACCGGGCAGTCGCCCTGGCGCCACGGGATGCTGGGCTACGGCCGCGTGGCTGAGCGCTACGAATTCGAGATGCCCCGGATGCTGCGCGAGGCGGGCTATTACACGTTCGGGATCGGCAAGATGCACTGGTACCCGGAGCGGATCGTGCACGGCTTCCACGGTACGCTGCTGGACGAGGCGCTCAGACGGGAAACGGATGGTTTTATCAGCGACTATCACCAGTGGTTCAGCGAGGTTGCCCCCGATCTGGACCCGCGCGCCACCGGGATCGGCTCCAACTCCTACCGCGCCGCGCCGTATGCCCTGCCCGGGGAACTCCACCCGACCACCTGGACCGGCGACCGGGCCGTGGAGTTGATCGAGGGATACGGCCGCAGCGAACCGCTGTTTCTTAAGGTGAGTTTCCATCGTCCCCACAGTCCCTACGATCCGCCTGCCAGGTTCTGGACCCGATACCTGGAAACGGACCTCCCCAGGCCGGTAATCGGGGAGTGGGCCGGGAAATACAGCGAACCGGCGGAGGATTTCGGTTACTCGACATGGAAAGGAAAGCTGAGTTACGGGGATACCATGCGCGCACGGCGGGGTTACTACGGATCGGTCAGCTTTGTCGATGAGCAGATCGGACGGATATTCGCTGCGTTGGAGCGCAGGGGCATGCTGGACAATACTCTGGTAATTTTCTGCACGGACCACGGCGACATGCTGGGCGACCACAACCTGTGGCGCAAGACCTACGCCTACGAGGCAAGCGCGCGCAGCCCGATGATGCTCCGCTGGCCGAAAAGCTGGGGCATGGAGGACAAGCGCGGGACCGCGCTGGCCCAGCCGGTGGAACTGCGTGATATTCTGCCGACAATGCTCGATGCGGTGGGGGAAAATGTTCCCGCTGCAATGGACGGGGCCAGTCTGCTCTCATTGGTCCGGGGCGACAACACGGGCTGGCGTGACTGGATCGACCTGGAGCATTTTCGCTGCTACGACGAGGTCAACCATTGGAACGCCCTGACCGATGGCCGCTGGAAATACGTATTCAGCGCCTATGACGGTTCCGAGCAGTTGTTCGATATCGAGAACGATCCCGGTGAAAGCCGGGATCTGGCCGCAGAGCCGCAGCACCGGAACAGGTTGAGTGAATGGCGCGGCGAGTTGATAAGCCATTTCATCGGGCGCGGCGAGCCGTTCGTGCGGGACGGCAGGCTGCTGGTGCGCAAGGATACCGGCATGCTGTATTCTCCGCATTACCCCGGCGCAAAGGAATCATAA